From the genome of Holophagales bacterium:
GGCTTCGGGAACCCGAAGGCGAAGCTGGACCTGGCGGGCATCTATCGCTCGAACGACGGTGCGTACGGCGGGGTCCTCACGACCCGCGTCGGGTTCTGACGGCCTATCAACTCTCCGGGGTGACCCGGTCGACGACCAGCGACCCGTCCTCGACGCCGCGGCGAATCGCCTCGAACCAGGAGTCCGGCACGTCCCCGACCGGAGGCGCGTCGAGGGCATCTCTCAAGAACGAGTAGAGGAGGCGCCGGTAGAGCACCCGGGCCCCGTCCTTCGACCCTCCACAGAAGAACCTGCAGGCGGCGTCCGTAGGGTCCTCGGCGTCGCAGTGCGTCCCCCCGACGATTCTCACGTCGTCGCTTTCGAAGGGCAGGTTCGCGAGGAGCTTTCGGACGCTTCCCTTGGAATTGCACGCCGACGGCTCGGACCTCAGGCTGAGAAGCCGGGGCACGGCCACCTTCTTCGCCGCCCCGATGGTCCTCTCCCACGGGACGGCGTCGAGGAGCACGACGGCCCGGACCCGGGCGCCGCTCGCCGCCGCCTCGAAGGCCACCGCGCCGCCCGCGCTGTACCCGGCGAGGGCGATCCGCTCCGGATCGACGAGCCCGAAGAGCGGGTCGCCGGGGCTCGCGGAGCGGGCCTTCAGCCACGCGACGTGATCCCTCGTGCTCTCGACGTTCGCCAGCTGGGCGCGTTCCCCACCGAGGAGGCTGACGAGGTTCGCGACGAGAACGACGACGCCCCTCTCGGCGAGGAAACGCGACGTGTTCGCGTGACGGACCTTGCTCCGGGCGAACCCGTGGTCGAGGACGACCGCCGGCCACGGGGGAGGCGGAAGGCCGTTCGCCGCCTGGGGGATGTAGAGGTCGTACGCGACCCGGTCGCCCCGGGCCATCGTCCGTTTCCCGGTCTCGACGGCGACGCCGAACGGCCGCGGGACAGGCAAAGCCGCCGGAGGCGGAGCGGAATGAGCCGGAGCGTGCGCCGCGTTGAGCGCCAGCAGGAGAGCCACCCGGGCGACCCGACCGTGCCTCACGAACGACCCTCCCCGCGGGCGGCGCGCCTGACTGGACCCGCCCCCCCTCGCCGGGGGAAGATACCCGATGGCCCGGTCCCCGCGGGACAGCGGCCAAGGGGGCTTTCCATGGTGTCTCTCACGGCCCGTTCCGGGGCGGCGGTCCACATCGACGACGAGGCCGCCTGGCGGGACCTCGCGTCCGCCTCGCAGACGGACGCCGGCGAGGTCCGCGACCTCCTGGCGAAGGCCCTCGAGATGAAGGGGCTCCGGGGCCGCGACCTCGCCGTCCTCTCCGGCATCTGTGACCCCGGACTCCTCGACGAGCTGTTCGACACCGCCCGCCGCGTGAAGGAGACGATCTACGGGAAGCGGCTCGTCCTCTTCGCGCCGCTCTACATTTCGAACCTCTGCGGAAACGAGTGCCTCTACTGCGCCTTCCGCGTCCGGAACACGGAGCTCGAGCGCCGCACGCTGACCCAGGAAGAGATCGCCCGCGAGGTGCGCTGGCTCGAGGAGCAGGGGCACAAGCGGATCCTCCTCGTCGCCGGCGAGGCGTACCCGAAGGAGGGCTTCG
Proteins encoded in this window:
- a CDS encoding dienelactone hydrolase family protein — protein: MRHGRVARVALLLALNAAHAPAHSAPPPAALPVPRPFGVAVETGKRTMARGDRVAYDLYIPQAANGLPPPPWPAVVLDHGFARSKVRHANTSRFLAERGVVVLVANLVSLLGGERAQLANVESTRDHVAWLKARSASPGDPLFGLVDPERIALAGYSAGGAVAFEAAASGARVRAVVLLDAVPWERTIGAAKKVAVPRLLSLRSEPSACNSKGSVRKLLANLPFESDDVRIVGGTHCDAEDPTDAACRFFCGGSKDGARVLYRRLLYSFLRDALDAPPVGDVPDSWFEAIRRGVEDGSLVVDRVTPES